The stretch of DNA TCAGCTGCTCCACTTTCTGTTATTCCCTAAAATGTTCTGGAAGCTGAAGTAAGACAACAGAAATGTGCTCCTGTCATCTGAACAACAAACATCCAAACTCGGTCCGAATCCACCCAAAATGACTGTGCTGGAGCCTTCGTGAGAGATTTTCAATGTGGTCGTGTCgatccacaaaacatttattattacaTCCAGACCTGTTGCAACACGCTCTGAAGTACGAGTTTGATTCAGAGCACAATCCcaagtgtgtttttaaagaagtTACTGACTACAATGGCTGGAGTTTGGAAACCTTGTGCTGCTTTTACACGCACTAAAATCCACATTTTAGcctcaaaatgttgttttgctgatccaaaaatgaaactttattgTTGTTACATGTGCCTGGTTTATATACATGTTAACATGAAACCAAAAATATTATTGGCAAACATCAATTGGGAAGTTgaaacagatttctacaaagtaaAATCAATTTATTAAGAATCtatgatataaaataaatgggaccctccatctctctcaggTAACGGGTGCTTGATCCCTGAAATTACATGTTACATCTTGTTTATTTAATCCTGagcatgaaaatgaaatgtaacaaaCTAAATGTGGTTTTACAACATCACTCAGGAACCCATTTCGccagaaaaacaataaatcttGGGCACAGCATCCCATAAAATCACAGCCAATCATTTTCACTCTGCAGTTTTGTACCGATCAAACACAGAAGCTATGCTGCGTTAATTAATCACCTCTAGAGTTGctggtaggtggattttgtAGCCTCAGGACAGAGCCATGCTAACTGCTTCCATCTGTTTCCTttcattatgctaagctaagctagtggctgctggctgtagcttcaaaGTTAGTGTAAAGTTcacaaaaatgttcttttactctttgttttcactgaaCCTTTGCTcttgttctgcttttatttcttGAGTTTTGGTAGTGTTTCTTTAATTGGCATAGAGAAGTTTTTGACTGAAGTAGTTTTGTAACCTCTGGACagagccatgctagctgtttccccttgtttctagtctttatgctaagctaagctaaccagctggtGGTCTTAGCTTCATATTTGGTGTACAGActtgagagtggtatcaatcttctcgtCTAACCATTAATGAGAAAGATATCAAGATTATTTGTCCAAAAAACAGCTTGAAGGCCTTTAGAATGTTATTAAAAACTACCTTTTCACACCATCCAGTCACTATATTTGAACATGCGGCACCATAATTATACATGGCTGCTAATAAATCGTGTTATTTTTAGACGTGtagatgaaaataaatacacaaaagcaCTATTTTCTGCCCGGAGCAACACGTCGGCCTGCTGTGCCGTGTGCCATCTCATCGTATGAGGGAGCAGAAGTGACACTCACAGGGAACATAAGCACATATTTTGAGCCCAGCGGTGACAATAGGCCCTTCCATCCCATTGTGATCTATTCAAGGACCACACAGAGAGCTCTCAGCCGTTTGAAAGTCTGCACACACTGAGCTACAAACAGATTACCAGCCACACTATTAGTGGGTCGGTGTGTCAGCCGGTCGGGCTCAGGTACCTGTCATCAGTGGTCAGACGGCTGCTGTGTCATCCTGCGGCCATGTGACCTGCAGGTATGTCTGGGATCCCTTTCACAGCCCGGACAACAAGCTGTGTTTACTTCGGCTAAATCTGTCCTTCCAGGATAAAAATACGAGGATGACTTGCCTCCTGCGGCTGTCAGACGTCAGACAGTTAGAAGCCGCAGCTAAAGTCGGGATGGAGGTGGAGGCAAGGTGTGAAATCTCACCTGAGGGATCAGATTATTCATCTCTTTTTCATGCAGGGCTTCTGGTCTTTTCTGTGCTGAGCTCTTGTTGCAGCAGGGGATAAAAGGCATTATACTAAGCTCAGCTATATTTGAGTTTTAACGAAGGCTGGGCTCTTGAGGTTCACCCACCAAGACCAACAATAGGACACCAGAAACAATGATTATGATTGTCTCCTCTTCCCATTTTTGGAACATAACGGCGCTGCGGTCGTATTGTTTCCATGGGCATCGACTCTGCTTCAACAGAGAACGATAAACATCAAAGGTCACTGTCTGGCCACCTTTCCCCAAAATGACAACCCGTGTTTCCAGGGAATGAAACAGTAAACACCTGACAGCTGTTTCAGATCAATATAACGTTGCAGCTCAGCGGGCAGCGGCCCAACGTGAGACCTCAGACAGGTGTGTTTGTccatcacactgcagcagctctgaaaGGTGCTTGACCGACCGCCGGACAAAGATCAACGTTTGTTTCATCATCCTCTTCACCGTCATTTATCTTCTGCGGTTGTTGACCACCGATGGGACGACGAGGCTCAGGTCAAGATGAATAATGTCATGGGACTGGAGGGTTGTTGGTTTGATTCCCACCATTTATGACAAGACTCAGCAGATattggatgttttgttttgactttctGGTTCAGATTTTAATCATTATCAGATGATTAATAATAGATTTAATTGAATTCTTTGGTTTCTGACAAAATATCTGTTAAAAAACTACACTCCCATCAGGCTCAGGTGTTTATGGCAACACTTTTTAGACTTTGTGTGTTGGTCAACATAAAAATATAGAGCCACATTCTTGATTTATACTTTGGTAACTAGATGTTGTCCTCCAGCTGCTAAAGTGACCAACTAATCACAACTCAACTAAATATATAacaacattttgatgcagaaatgttacatattatatctttaacacaaatatatattttcagaaGGAACAAGAGTTTCTAAAGCCAGGAGAtatttagcctagcttagcacaaagagtggaaacaaggggaaacagctagcctggctttcTCCGGAGGTTAAAAAATCCACCTGCCAGCACCTCGAGAGTTCATAATTATTAAtatgttacatttgttttttttaatcctttctagaaatacaacataaaagcacatttgttttaggtgaaagaaagacataaaaacTGTTCTTTTTAAGCACAGATGTTTGCAGGATGCTACTGATGAGGTCAAATATCTGTTGATGTGAGATTAATAACTAATTAACTAACTTATACAACAAATtgtgtcctttaatgtcagtttgcttattcagtgatgaaaaacaaagagagtttgttaatttggtttgtttaggcaaaaaaaaaaatcattcaatAAAGAAATTTCTCTTTGGATTAAAAAGTCTTCCCTAAAACTGCGGAGTGAACCTTTATTGTTCTGAAATGACTCAGCGAACTCTCAGTCGCTTCCATATTTTACTTCCAGCGGCCTCGTCTTGACCACAGGAGGGTTCATTTCCTCATTTCTCTTATCGGCTGAGTCAGTTTTCCCCCATGTTGGAAGCAGAAACATGAGAACTAAATCCATATGACTTGAACCgacaggaaaaaaattattctTGCCGTGTGACTTCGAACAGGATGAAACAGGAGCTGACACTGACTCTGATCACGTTGTCTAAAAGTAAAACAACTGTGTAGACAGATAACtaacaagaaaaagaagtgaaataccacatgtgtgtttgaatgtttgtgataaactgaCAGATAACATGTTCCTTTATGTGTTGATAAAATTCTCCTATTGCTCAagataaataaactaaatcCTCCTGGACATGCTGGAAAACACGTCGTCACAAAGATAAGAGCGAGCTGGTTTCTACACAACTCATCTCTGAAGTAGTTAAATAAGGTTTTCAATGCAGGACGTTTGTATGTAATGGAGTTTTTTCACAGTGTGGTATTAGTACTACCACATGAGTACCTGAGTAAAGAATCTGAATACTTCTATCATTACTTTCCCTTCAAAGCATTTCCTCAAGTGATTAACtgtgatataaatataaactgCACGTTCTGCACAGCTCAACCTGAAACTGTGAAAACTATGAAAATATAGAGAAATGTTTCCTAATTTAAtactgatcctttttttttttttttttttttttttttacaagatcttgcattgttattgtattgttatttttgGACTCTTAAActgtaataaagaaaaaaatgaggaaaaggCACATCTCATAAATATTGATTATGTTACTGCCATCATCACTGCTGCCTCATTTGTGGTCGCCCTTTGTcgttatttacttttttatatGAGTTTTAAATCATCAAATAGTTTGACATGTgcagtttattaaaaaaattatgaaaaaataaacttgtgCCTCCTGTATATCTTAACTTTAGCCTCCTGAAGAGACCTTatcttttgttttaatgatgaTGTAATCACGCATTTAATACTAATACAATTCtaattttctattttaattttaatttttcacacacactttatctAAATATGTGAAATTGGGATCTAgaagctgaaaataataaatactgtAGTGTCCACCGCCGACCTGCAGGGGGCGGTGACGTCACACGGTTCAGCCCTCCGTACCCGGAAGTGCTTTCCAGGCTGTCGGACGTGCACGGTGTTTACACTGACGTTAGCTAGCTTCACCTACACGAGTATTAACTCTGAACTTTATTTATCTACGTTTTTTCGGCCAACATGTCTTCTGACGAGACATTTGAGGGACAGTCTGCACTGAAGGAGGAACTcaacaaaaaggtaaaaaggttTAAGCGTTCGTAGCGCCAACGTTAGCAACAAACATTAGCCGGTGAACGTGTAGCTAGCTTAGCAAATCTGATTGTGGGGTACAAATATACGTTTATGTTTCAGTGTTAATGACTCTTTTCGTCCTGAAATTGTTGCCTGaattatttataattttatcAGCTCGGTGACTTGATTCTCGTTGTTAACTTTTCAGATAAAGGAGCAGAAGATTGTGCTGGACGAGCTCTCCAACCTGAAGAAAACCAGAGTGAGTTTTGGTCTTATTTAACTTTATTGAAAGAATGTAATTGAATTAATGTAATACAGGGAGAACAACAAACACGTTGGTCATCATAAAGGCTGCAGAGTTTGgtaatatatacaaataaatgatgaattATAAAACAGAAAGATAGTGAGTCAATTAAATTGTTGAAAAGGTAAAAGAAAcgtaagagaagaaaaaaaattaacaaagaataATTAAGGAAACATCCAACATTTACCAGAAAttcaaatattcatttattatgCTTTCGCAATTATGAATATGTGTAAAGGACTTAAactgccaaataaaaaaatagacaaatatGTCAATAAATGCACCAACATATCACATTAAACATAAATTGTGAGCATTAATTGATATGTAAAATTTGagataaatatacatattaCTCCATaacattgttgtttgttaattGTCTAGTTTGAGGTAAAATAATCAAAAGAATATCCAAGctcttgttgttttcttttgcttcctttcctccctcagcagtttgtgtatctttgtgtgtattaatgcacattttgtatttattttttctcagaaAGTTTACATCCAGCAGAGGAACAGCAACGTCTTCTTCCTAGGAGACAGAAGTCAGACACTGAGTTCGTGCAAAAGTGAGTTGAGAGCTGCAAACATGATGAAAAAGAGCTTATCAGAGTTAGCAATAAGTTAATTTACACCTGTAGTCCGTGTGCAGAAGACAACACAACATCTATGTCATGAAAATTAACACTATAGtaacaatataaaaca from Sparus aurata chromosome 9, fSpaAur1.1, whole genome shotgun sequence encodes:
- the asdurf gene encoding ASDURF protein — protein: MSSDETFEGQSALKEELNKKIKEQKIVLDELSNLKKTRKVYIQQRNSNVFFLGDRSQTLSSCKKELDIMKKELQDL